A portion of the Etheostoma cragini isolate CJK2018 chromosome 13, CSU_Ecrag_1.0, whole genome shotgun sequence genome contains these proteins:
- the ankfy1 gene encoding rabankyrin-5, which produces MAEEEVAKLQKHLALLRQEYVKMQQKLADTERRCAVLAAQAPSQGSSTPAAADTFISRLLDIVADLYKQEQYSDLKVKVAGENLSAHKFVLAARSDVWSLANMASTSELDLSDCKPEVAMAMLRWAYTDELELTEDDAFLIDLMKVANRFQLELLRERCEKGVMSSVNVRNCIRFYQTAEELNATTLMNYCGEIIASHWDDLRKEDFSTMSAQLLYKMIKSKTEYPLHKAIKVEREDVVFLYLIEMDSQLPAKLNELDNNGDLALDLALARKLESIATTLVNNKADVDMVDQSGWSLLHKAIQRGDEFASIFLIRHSAQVNAATVGAVETPLHLVCSFSPKKHSVEVMSGMARIAEALLKTGANPNMQNSKGRTPLHEAVASGNEPVFNQLLQCKQLDLELKDHEGSTALWLALQYITLSSDPSVNPFEEDAPVENGTSFDENSFAAQLIQRGSNPDAPDTTKENCLMQRAARAGNEAAALFLATHGAKVNHVNKWGESALHTACRCGLANLTAELLQQGANPNLQTQKALPDDTVGVATQTPLHMAIAHNHPDVVSVILEQKANALHATNNFQIIPDFSLKDSMDQTVLGLALWTGMHTIAAQLLGSGASINDTMSNGQTLLHMAIQRQDSKSALFLLEHQADINVRTQEGQTALQLAISNQLPLVVDAICTRGADMSVVDDKGNPPLWLALENGLEDIASTLVRHGCDATSWSTGPSGCQQNLLHRAVDENNEVTACFLIRSGCDVNSTRQPGPNGEGDEEARDGQTPLHLASSWGLQEVVQCLLEFGANVNAQDAEGRAPIHAAISNQHNVIIQLLISHPDIRLNIRDRQGMTPFACAMTHKNNKAAEAILKREPGAAEQVDNKGRNFLHVAVQNSDIESVLFLISVQANVNSRVQDAAKLTPLHLAVQAGSEIIVRNLLLAGAKVNELTKHRQTALHLAAQQDLATICSVLLENGVDFAAEDENGNNALHLAVMQGRLNNVRTLLTESNVDAEAFNLRGQSPMHVLGHYGKENAAAIFELFLECMPEYPLDKPDNEGNTVLLLAYTKGNANLCRAIVRAGARLGVNNNQGINIFNYQVATKQLLFRLLDMLSKEPPWCDGSNCYECVAKFGVTTRKHHCRHCGRLLCHKCSIKEIPIIKFDLNKPVRVCDICFDVLTLGGVS; this is translated from the exons ATTGCAAACCTGAGGTTGCCATGGCAATGCTGCGCTGGGCTTACACTGATGAGTTGGAACTCACTGAGGACGATGCCTTTCTCATTGACTTGATGAAGGTGGCCAACCGCTTCCAGCTGGAGCTGCTCAGAGAAAG GTGTGAAAAAGGCGTGATGTCCTCCGTGAATGTCAGGAACTGCATTCGCTTCTACCAAACAGCTGAGGAGCTAAATGCCACCACCCTGATGAACTACTGTGGGGAGATTATAGCCAGTCACTGG GATGATCTGAGAAAAGAAGATTTCAGCACCATGAGTGCCCAACTACTGTACAAGATGATCAAGTCTAAAACAGAGTATCCTCTCCACAAAGCCATCAAAGTCGAGCGAGAAGATGTGGTCTTTCTCTATCTCATCGAGATGGACTCGCAG CTACCCGCCAAGCTGAATGAACTGGACAACAACGGTGACCTGGCGCTAGACCTGGCGCTCGCTCGTAAATTAGAAAGTATTGCCACCACTCTGGTTAACAACAAAGCCGATGTGGACATGGTGGACCAGAGTGGCTGGAGCCTCCTGCATAAGGCCATCCAAAGAG gtGATGAATTTGCCTCCATCTTCCTGATTCGCCACTCTGCTCAGGTGAACGCAGCCACAGTGGGGGCGGTGGAAACCCCCCTTCACCTGGTCTGTTCTTTCAGCCCTAAGAAACACTCTGTGGAAGTGATGAGCGGCATGGCACGAATCGCAGAGGCTCTGCTAAAGACCGGCGCCAACCCCAACATGCAGAACAGCAAGGGCAG aaCTCCGCTGCATGAAGCTGTGGCATCAGGGAATGAGCCAGTGTTCAACCAGCTACTTCAGTGCAAACA GCTTGACCTGGAACTCAAGGACCACGAGGGCAGCACAGCTCTGTGGCTGGCCTTGCAGTATATCACCTTGTCTTCAGACCCCTCAGTAAACCCATTTGAGGAGGATGCACCGGTAGAGAACGGCACCTCATTTGACGAGAATAGTTTTGCCGCCCAGCTCATCCAGAGAGGAAGCAATCCTGATGCACCTGACACTACCAAAG AAAACTGCCTCATGCAGAGAGCAGCTCGGGCTGGCAATGAGGCAGCTGCACTTTTCCTTGCCACTCATGGGGCAAAGGTCAACCATGTCAACAAATGG GGTGAGAGCGCGCTTCATACAGCATGTCGCTGTGGCCTGGCAAACCTGACAGCCGAGCTGCTCCAGCAAGGGGCCAACCCCAACCTGCAGACCCAGAAGGCTCTGCCTGACGACACGGTCGGTGTTGCTACGCAGACCCCCCTCCACATGGCCATTGCTCACAACCACCCAGATGTAGTCTCTGTCATCCTCGAGCAAAAAG CCAATGCACTTCATGCCACCAACAACTTCCAGATCATTCCAGACTTCAGTCTCAAAGACTCCATGGACCAGACAGTGCTGGGCTTGGCCTTGTGGACAG GCATGCACACGATAGCAGCTCAGCTGCTGGGCTCAGGGGCTTCCATCAATGACACTATGTCCAATGGACAAACCCTGCTTCACATGGCCATCCAAAGACAGGACAGCAAGAGTGCCCTCTTCCTTCTGGAGCATCAAGCAGACATCAATGTCAG GACCCAGGAGGGACAAACAGCACTACAGTTGGCCATCAGTAACCAGCTGCCACTGGTGGTAGATGCCATTTGCACAAGAGGAGCTGATATGTCTGTGGTGGATGACAAAGGGAACCCTCCATTGTGGCTGGCTCTGGAGAATGGCCTGGAGGACATTGCATCCACACTG GTCCGCCATGGCTGTGATGCGACTTCTTGGAGCACAGGGCCCTCGGGCTGCCAGCAGAACCTCCTGCACAGAGCTGTTGATGAGAATAATGAGGTCACTGCTTGCTTCCTCATCCGCAG TGGTTGTGACGTGAACAGCACCAGACAGCCAGGCCCTAACGGGGAAGGAGATGAAGAAGCCCGCGATGGACAAACTCCCCTCCACCTGGCAAGCAGCTGGGGATTGCAGGAGGTGGTGCAGTGCCTTCTCGAGTTTGGAGCTAATGTTAATGCACAG GATGCAGAAGGCAGGGCTCCCATCCATGCTGCCATTAGCAACCAGCACAACGTCATTATACAACTACTCATTTCCCATCCAGACATTCGTCTCAACATTCGCGACCGTCAAGGAATGACCCCCTTCGCCTGTGCCATGACGCACAAGAACAACAAGGCAGCCGAGGCTATCCTCAAGAGGGAGCCAGGTGCTGCTGAGCAG GTGGACAACAAAGGACGTAACTTTCTCCACGTGGCTGTGCAAAATTCCGACATCGAAAGTGTCCTGTTCCTCATCAGTGTCCAAGCTAATGTCAACTCCAGGGTTCAGGATGCAGCCAAACTCACCCCTCTCCACCTGGCTGTCCAGGCTGGATCCGAGATCATTGTCCGCAACCTG CTGCTTGCCGGAGCCAAAGTAAATGAGCTGACCAAACACAGGCAGACAGCCCTGCATTTGGCTGCCCAGCAGGACCTGGCCACTATTTGTTCTGTGTTGCTGGAGAATGGAGTAGACTTCGCTGCTGAGGATGAGAATGGCAACAATG CTCTGCATCTGGCTGTGATGCAGGGCCGCCTTAACAACGTCAGAACCCTTCTCACAGAGTCCAACGTTGATGCAGAGGCCTTCAATCTCAG GGGTCAGTCACCAATGCACGTACTAGGCCATTATGGGAAAGAGAACGCCGCTGCCATTTTTGAGTTGTTCCTGGAGTGTATGCCTGAGTACCCTCTGGACAAACCAGATAATGAAGGGAACACAG TTCTGCTGCTGGCCTACACGAAAGGCAATGCAAACCTGTGCCGTGCCATTGTGAGGGCCGGGGCTCGACTGGGCGTCAATAATAATCAGGGCATCAACATCTTCAACTACCAAGTTGCAACCAAACAGTTGCTCTTCCGCCTTCTAG ATATGCTGTCCAAAGAGCCCCCTTGGTGTGATGGATCCAACTGCTATGAATGTGTTGCCAAGTTTGGTGTTACAACGCGGAAACATCACTG CCGCCACTGTGGGCGCCTGTTGTGCCACAAGTGCTCTATAAAGGAGATACCCATCATCAAGTTTGACTTGAACAAGCCAGTGAGGGTGTGTGACATCTGCTTCGATGTACTAACTCTGGGTGGGGTATCGTAA
- the LOC117956159 gene encoding neuferricin, with protein sequence MDNVLGCVLVAFLALTLLFIPREWAVTFGYGSDKGPPMRLLSTAELSAYDGEEGSKGLYLAVLGQVFDVHKGHKHYGPAGAYHSMAGKDASLAFITGDFTESGLSDDVSSLSPLQVVALYDWLAFYQKEYQSVGLLISRFYTETGQPTEAMLQVEALLAEGQRIKAQSEAEMVHFPACNSEWSAARGGRVWCSIKSGGVERGWAGVPRKLFSPGSSSVRCVCVEDPSAAEEDPNLQKYDDCHPQANSCSIEEF encoded by the exons ATGGACAACGTGCTCGGCTGTGTATTGGTCGCGTTTCTAGCACTGACACTTTTGTTCATTCCTCGCGAGTGGGCCGTTACGTTCGGATACGGATCAGACAAGGGGCCGCCCATGCGGCTCCTGAGCACGGCTGAATTATCAGCGTACGACGGGGAGGAAGGCAGCAAGGGCCTTTACCTGGCCGTACTGGGCCAGGTGTTTGACGTCCACAAGGGGCACAAGCACTACGGACCTGCTGGTGCTTATCACTCTATGGCAG GGAAAGATGCCTCCCTGGCCTTCATCACTGGGGACTTCACAGAAAGTGGCCTGTCAGATGATGTGTCCAGTCTGTCCCCACTGCAGGTGGTGGCCCTTTATGACTGGCTGGCCTTCTATCAGAAGGAATACCAAAGTGTAG GTCTGTTAATAAGCCGGTTCTATACCGAGACTGGGCAGCCCACAGAGGCCATGTTGCAGGTGGAAGCATTACTAGCAGAGGGCCAGCGAATCAAGGCCCAATCTGAGGCAGAGATGGTACACTTCCCAGCATGCAACTCGGAGTGGAGCGCTGCCAGGGGAGGAAGAGTCTGGTGCTCCATTAAGAG CGGTGGAGTGGAAAGAGGCTGGGCAGGTGTCCCGCGAAAGCTCTTCTCCCCAGGCTCCAGTAGTGTTCGCTGTGTCTGTGTTGAAGACCCATCTGCAGCAGAGGAAGACCCCAACCTGCAGAAATATGACGACTGCCATCCGCAGGCCAACTCATGCTCTATTGAAGAGTTTTAA